A region of Subtercola boreus DNA encodes the following proteins:
- a CDS encoding ThiF family adenylyltransferase, giving the protein MARTPLVSLGSELDEQELRRYSRQLRMPQLGLEGQRRLKAARVLVLGAGGLGSPVLLYLAGAGVGTLGIVDDDTVDESNLQRQIIHTSDALGTSKARSARAALTALNPLVRVDLHEVRLDAGNAAEIFGGYDLVIDGTDNFATRYLANDTAAALGMPYVWGSVLRFDGQVSTFWHRPAASGSGEPGRGLTLRDLFPQEIVDDEAESCSVAGVLGPLCGTVGSAMATEALKLIVGFGEPLVGRILVIDTLEGSYTEVPFGVAEPGTAESATAEPAPTEPATAEPAAVTEPAATEPTRTARPATSLGVTELAARLAARASGADDFILLDVREPWERDFAGIDGSVLVPLQSLLSAAAEEVLPKSAEILVHCHHDTRSQYAREVMLQSGWQQVTFVEGGIDAWSAKVDPEVARY; this is encoded by the coding sequence ATGGCACGCACACCGCTCGTCAGCCTGGGGTCTGAGCTCGACGAGCAGGAACTCCGGCGGTACTCACGGCAGCTCCGGATGCCGCAGCTCGGCCTCGAAGGGCAGCGGCGCCTGAAGGCGGCCCGCGTGCTGGTGCTCGGTGCGGGCGGGCTCGGATCCCCCGTGCTGCTCTACCTGGCGGGTGCGGGGGTCGGCACCCTCGGGATCGTCGACGACGACACCGTCGACGAGTCGAACCTGCAGCGGCAGATCATCCACACGTCCGACGCTCTCGGCACGTCGAAGGCCCGGTCGGCCCGCGCGGCCCTCACTGCGCTGAACCCGCTGGTGCGCGTCGACCTGCACGAAGTGAGGCTCGATGCCGGAAACGCGGCCGAGATCTTCGGCGGCTACGACCTCGTCATCGACGGAACCGACAACTTCGCCACCCGCTACCTCGCGAACGATACGGCGGCGGCGCTCGGGATGCCCTACGTCTGGGGCTCGGTGCTGCGGTTCGACGGGCAGGTCTCGACGTTCTGGCACCGGCCGGCGGCGAGCGGATCGGGTGAGCCCGGGCGGGGCCTCACGCTCCGCGACCTGTTCCCACAGGAGATCGTCGACGACGAGGCCGAGTCGTGCTCCGTCGCGGGTGTGCTGGGTCCGCTCTGCGGAACGGTCGGCTCGGCGATGGCGACGGAGGCACTGAAGCTCATCGTCGGTTTCGGCGAACCGCTGGTAGGCCGCATCCTCGTGATCGACACGCTGGAAGGCAGCTACACCGAGGTGCCGTTCGGGGTGGCTGAGCCGGGCACCGCCGAGTCTGCCACCGCCGAGCCTGCCCCCACCGAGCCCGCCACCGCCGAGCCCGCTGCAGTCACCGAGCCCGCCGCCACCGAACCCACGCGTACCGCCCGCCCCGCCACCTCGCTCGGCGTCACGGAGCTCGCCGCACGGCTCGCGGCCCGGGCATCCGGTGCCGACGACTTCATCCTGCTCGACGTGCGGGAGCCGTGGGAACGCGACTTCGCCGGAATCGACGGATCGGTGCTCGTGCCTCTGCAGTCGTTGCTCTCCGCCGCGGCCGAGGAGGTGCTGCCGAAAAGCGCCGAGATCCTCGTGCACTGCCACCACGACACGCGGTCGCAGTACGCACGCGAGGTGATGCTGCAGTCGGGCTGGCAGCAGGTGACCTTCGTCGAGGGCGGCATCGATGCGTGGTCTGCCAAGGTCGACCCGGAGGTCGCCCGCTACTGA
- a CDS encoding 3-keto-5-aminohexanoate cleavage protein, which produces MIQASLNGPFTKDDHSAVPVSPAELAADARACAAAGARAFHVHPRAASGVETLAYGVVDDVVRAVKASQPHPVGVGSGAWIEGDVARRLEFASQWTQPDFVSVNLAEEGAVPLIHRLAERGIAVEAGVWTVADAEFLVSGELPPGLVRLLIEPVELDVTLAVGIVAEIHRLLDRGGVEVPRLQHGDGEATWVLLEDAARRGIDTRIGFEDTFHLPDGSLAESNAALVRAAAEIMGDR; this is translated from the coding sequence ATGATCCAAGCGAGCCTCAACGGTCCCTTCACGAAGGACGACCATTCCGCAGTCCCCGTATCCCCGGCCGAGCTGGCGGCGGACGCCCGGGCGTGCGCTGCTGCCGGCGCGCGGGCCTTCCACGTGCATCCGCGGGCCGCGTCGGGCGTCGAGACGCTCGCGTACGGCGTTGTCGACGACGTAGTGCGCGCCGTCAAAGCGAGCCAGCCGCATCCCGTCGGTGTCGGGTCGGGTGCCTGGATCGAGGGCGACGTCGCGCGGCGGTTGGAGTTCGCGTCCCAGTGGACCCAACCCGACTTCGTGTCGGTGAATCTCGCCGAGGAGGGTGCGGTTCCCCTCATCCACCGTCTCGCCGAGCGGGGAATCGCCGTCGAGGCCGGCGTCTGGACGGTCGCCGACGCCGAGTTCCTGGTGAGCGGCGAGCTGCCGCCGGGGTTGGTGCGACTGCTGATCGAGCCGGTCGAACTCGATGTGACGCTCGCCGTCGGGATCGTCGCCGAGATCCACCGGCTGCTCGACCGCGGCGGAGTGGAGGTTCCCCGCCTGCAGCACGGAGACGGCGAGGCGACCTGGGTGCTGCTCGAAGACGCGGCCCGGCGGGGCATCGACACGCGGATCGGGTTCGAGGACACCTTCCACCTGCCCGACGGTTCGCTGGCGGAGTCGAACGCGGCGCTCGTGCGGGCCGCGGCCGAGATCATGGGCGACCGCTAG
- a CDS encoding MoaD/ThiS family protein produces the protein MKVRVRYFAAAKAAAGVAEELREVPGGCSVGTLLASTGLGGHPVLGRSTFLVNGLTVPGHTHVLADGDSLDVLPPFAGG, from the coding sequence ATGAAAGTGCGGGTTCGTTACTTCGCCGCGGCCAAAGCCGCCGCCGGAGTGGCCGAAGAGCTGCGCGAGGTACCGGGTGGATGCTCGGTCGGCACCCTGCTCGCCTCGACGGGCCTGGGCGGCCATCCGGTGCTCGGGCGCAGCACCTTCCTGGTGAACGGCCTCACCGTGCCGGGCCACACCCACGTTCTGGCGGACGGTGACAGCCTCGACGTGCTGCCGCCGTTCGCGGGGGGCTGA
- the moaA gene encoding GTP 3',8-cyclase MoaA — translation MTVMLGVPEVRGAARAVPGGPATSGAGGGRAVRPSVPGLLDTFGRTATDLRISLTDRCNLRCTYCMPAEGLPFQPASKLMQRDEIVRLARLATEVLGVRQVRFTGGEPLLRKDLVEIIRDVAALDARPEISLTTNAIGLSGRATALAEAGLDRVNVSLDTICPETFAIITRRPFLERVLKGIDALGLAGIRNTKINAVLLPGINDTQGPDLLEWALAGGHQLRFIEQMALDADHVWDREAMITAEQIRERLSERFDLSPDAAPRDGAPAELYRVRRRGASADEPELGTVGIIASVTEAFCDDCRRTRLTAEGGVRSCLFSHTETDLLGPMRAGAGDDEIADLWRGAMWAKPAGHEMNLAGFQQPERPMSAIGG, via the coding sequence ATGACCGTCATGCTGGGTGTTCCCGAGGTGCGAGGCGCGGCTCGAGCCGTGCCGGGTGGCCCCGCGACATCCGGAGCCGGCGGAGGACGTGCCGTACGACCCTCCGTGCCGGGCCTCCTCGACACGTTCGGGCGCACCGCGACCGACCTCCGCATTTCGCTGACGGACCGCTGCAACCTGCGCTGCACCTACTGCATGCCGGCCGAGGGGCTGCCCTTCCAGCCCGCCTCGAAGCTGATGCAGCGCGACGAGATCGTGCGCCTCGCCCGGCTCGCGACAGAGGTGCTGGGCGTCCGGCAGGTGCGCTTCACCGGGGGCGAGCCACTGCTCCGCAAAGACCTGGTCGAGATCATCCGCGATGTGGCCGCTCTGGATGCCCGCCCCGAGATCTCGCTCACCACCAACGCCATCGGGCTCTCCGGTCGCGCCACCGCGCTCGCCGAGGCGGGCCTCGACCGGGTGAACGTCTCGCTCGACACGATCTGCCCCGAGACCTTTGCGATCATCACCCGCCGGCCCTTCCTCGAACGGGTGCTGAAGGGCATCGACGCTCTCGGTCTGGCGGGCATCCGCAACACCAAGATCAACGCGGTGCTGCTGCCCGGCATCAACGACACCCAAGGCCCCGACCTGCTCGAATGGGCGCTCGCCGGGGGTCACCAGCTGCGGTTCATCGAACAGATGGCGCTCGACGCCGACCACGTCTGGGACCGCGAGGCGATGATCACTGCCGAGCAGATCCGCGAGCGCCTGTCGGAGCGTTTCGACCTCAGCCCCGATGCCGCCCCCCGCGACGGTGCGCCCGCGGAGCTCTACCGCGTGAGGCGCCGGGGGGCATCCGCCGACGAACCGGAGCTCGGAACGGTCGGCATCATCGCCTCCGTCACCGAGGCGTTCTGCGACGACTGCCGCCGCACTCGCCTGACGGCCGAGGGCGGCGTGCGCAGCTGCCTGTTCTCGCACACCGAGACCGACCTGCTCGGGCCGATGCGCGCGGGCGCCGGCGACGACGAGATCGCCGACCTCTGGCGCGGGGCGATGTGGGCGAAGCCCGCGGGCCACGAGATGAACCTGGCCGGGTTCCAGCAGCCCGAGCGCCCGATGAGTGCGATCGGTGGCTGA
- a CDS encoding molybdopterin molybdotransferase MoeA, which translates to MNRRLIEEHRAAVERLLAPLAENRASETLLVSPSRMAARPGDYRGRVLAVDVVSPTDLPSFDNSQMDGYAVSWFDLVTASPEHPVSVRVARQIAAGDGGLPLVAGTAAPIMTGAPVPLGADAIVPIESAVPPVFPDADALRLAFEPDLILGAELSNDEVGVAGSGAGGGADPAAASDAVGSPADVDADADAASPSAPAGPTVSFTSPVTPGAFIRRTGSDVAAGDVLLAAGSTLGPAQFGVIAGTGLTGIEVVKRLRVLLVSTGHEIRDAGSALGTGQIYDSNSVALSVALLDAGCEVTAVACRSDDAPVLLGILNQHGPAADLIITVGGVSAGAREVVRDALAPLGVEFGKVAMQPGGPQGFGQAVIPSSAPSTPLSRPTVCLPGNPVSALVSFEMFVRPILRKVAHLEPAERVREVAMLAESVDSPAGTYQVRRGFVAEDGTVALIGGPSSHLLHSYATSNALVHIAAEVEHLDSGDPVMVWRIDE; encoded by the coding sequence GTGAACCGCCGCCTGATCGAAGAACACCGCGCAGCCGTCGAGCGACTGCTCGCCCCGCTGGCCGAGAACCGCGCGAGCGAGACTCTCCTGGTGTCGCCGTCGCGCATGGCCGCCCGCCCCGGCGACTACCGCGGCCGGGTTCTCGCGGTCGACGTCGTGTCGCCCACCGACCTGCCCTCCTTCGACAACTCGCAGATGGACGGCTACGCGGTGTCGTGGTTCGACCTCGTGACCGCGTCTCCCGAGCATCCTGTCTCCGTGCGCGTGGCCCGGCAGATCGCGGCGGGCGACGGCGGTCTGCCCCTCGTCGCCGGCACAGCCGCGCCGATCATGACCGGGGCGCCGGTTCCGCTCGGTGCGGATGCGATCGTTCCGATCGAGTCGGCCGTGCCGCCGGTCTTCCCCGACGCGGATGCCCTGCGGCTCGCCTTCGAACCCGACCTGATCCTCGGCGCCGAGCTCAGCAACGATGAGGTGGGGGTCGCAGGGAGCGGGGCAGGCGGCGGCGCAGACCCTGCCGCCGCTTCGGATGCCGTTGGCTCTCCTGCGGATGTGGATGCGGATGCGGATGCGGCCAGCCCCTCTGCGCCCGCCGGCCCCACGGTCAGCTTCACCTCGCCGGTCACCCCCGGCGCGTTCATCCGTCGCACCGGCAGCGACGTCGCCGCCGGTGACGTGCTCCTCGCCGCCGGCAGCACGCTCGGCCCCGCGCAGTTCGGCGTGATCGCCGGCACCGGGCTCACCGGCATCGAGGTGGTGAAGCGGCTGCGCGTGCTGCTCGTGTCGACGGGGCACGAGATCCGAGACGCCGGGTCCGCACTCGGCACCGGGCAGATCTACGACTCGAACAGCGTCGCCCTGAGCGTCGCCCTGCTCGACGCGGGCTGCGAGGTGACGGCGGTCGCCTGCCGGTCGGATGACGCGCCGGTGCTGCTCGGCATCCTGAACCAGCACGGGCCGGCCGCCGACCTCATCATCACCGTGGGCGGGGTCAGCGCGGGTGCGCGCGAGGTCGTGCGCGATGCGCTCGCGCCCCTCGGAGTCGAGTTCGGCAAGGTGGCGATGCAGCCGGGCGGGCCGCAGGGGTTCGGCCAGGCGGTCATTCCGTCGTCGGCGCCCAGCACGCCCCTGTCGCGGCCGACCGTGTGTCTTCCGGGCAACCCGGTGAGCGCGCTGGTCTCGTTCGAGATGTTCGTGCGGCCGATCCTGCGGAAGGTCGCGCACCTCGAGCCGGCGGAACGCGTGCGCGAGGTCGCCATGCTCGCGGAATCCGTCGATTCGCCGGCGGGCACCTACCAGGTGCGCCGCGGCTTCGTGGCCGAAGACGGAACGGTGGCGCTGATCGGCGGGCCGAGCTCTCACCTGCTGCACTCCTATGCGACGTCGAACGCCCTGGTGCACATCGCCGCCGAGGTGGAACACCTCGACTCGGGCGACCCGGTGATGGTCTGGAGGATCGATGAGTGA
- the moaC gene encoding cyclic pyranopterin monophosphate synthase MoaC, whose translation MSDAGQGGGAGEPALTHVRPDGAVLMVDVTDKAITKRVAHAEATLITRPDVIGMLVAGELPKGEALATARIAGIMGAKQTSSLIPLCHPLPLSGATVDFTPLADRVIIHTMVKTTGVTGVEMEALTAASIAALTLYDMIKAVDKLAEITGIHVVSKSGGKSGDWERPDVAGEHLPGSGASGAAV comes from the coding sequence ATGAGTGACGCAGGGCAGGGCGGCGGGGCTGGCGAACCGGCTCTGACCCACGTGCGGCCCGACGGCGCCGTGCTGATGGTCGACGTCACCGACAAGGCCATCACGAAGCGCGTGGCGCACGCCGAGGCCACCCTGATCACGCGTCCGGACGTGATCGGGATGCTCGTGGCCGGTGAGCTTCCGAAGGGCGAGGCCCTCGCGACAGCGCGGATCGCCGGCATCATGGGCGCGAAACAGACGTCCTCGCTGATCCCGCTCTGCCATCCCCTGCCCCTGTCGGGCGCGACCGTCGACTTCACGCCGCTCGCCGATCGGGTGATCATCCACACCATGGTGAAGACCACCGGCGTGACCGGCGTCGAGATGGAGGCGCTCACGGCGGCGTCGATCGCAGCGCTCACGCTCTACGACATGATCAAGGCGGTCGACAAGCTCGCGGAGATCACCGGCATCCATGTCGTCTCGAAGAGCGGCGGCAAGAGCGGGGACTGGGAGCGCCCGGATGTCGCGGGTGAGCATCTGCCGGGCAGCGGCGCCAGCGGGGCAGCGGTGTGA
- a CDS encoding MogA/MoaB family molybdenum cofactor biosynthesis protein — protein MSAADPSGTGEAAAASPHTSATAAPGGRTGTVAILIVSTRAAAGAYDDVTGPLIERWATTRGWTVPERLVVPDGPGVGPAIAALLRSAPDLLVTSGGTGIHPHDRTPEATRGLLDFEIPGFAEELRRRGGLKVVSALLSRGLAGVAGSTIVVNLPGSSGGVKDGLGLLDDVLDHMVDQLHGGDHRRHD, from the coding sequence GTGAGCGCGGCAGACCCGTCGGGGACCGGTGAGGCAGCGGCCGCGTCGCCCCACACGAGCGCGACAGCGGCGCCCGGCGGGCGCACCGGCACGGTCGCCATCCTCATCGTGTCGACGCGCGCCGCCGCCGGTGCCTACGACGACGTGACCGGTCCGCTCATCGAGCGCTGGGCAACGACCCGCGGATGGACCGTGCCGGAGCGCCTCGTGGTGCCCGACGGCCCCGGGGTCGGCCCCGCCATCGCGGCGCTGCTGCGGTCGGCGCCCGATCTTCTCGTGACCAGCGGAGGGACGGGCATCCACCCCCACGACCGCACGCCCGAGGCGACCCGCGGGCTGCTGGACTTCGAGATCCCCGGATTCGCCGAGGAGCTGCGCCGGCGCGGCGGGCTGAAGGTCGTGAGCGCCCTGCTCTCCCGCGGGCTCGCCGGCGTCGCCGGATCGACCATCGTGGTGAACCTTCCCGGGTCGAGCGGCGGCGTGAAAGACGGGCTCGGCCTGCTCGACGACGTTCTCGACCACATGGTCGACCAACTGCACGGAGGCGACCATCGACGACACGACTGA
- a CDS encoding molybdenum cofactor biosynthesis protein MoaE has product MAFATVSERPISVEWCVDNVTTDSAGAVVMFSGIVRDHDDGRGVSRLSYSGHPTAGEVMRQVADDVAAAHPGARLAVAHRVGDLGIGDTALACAVSAAHRGTAFAACAALVDEVKARVPIWKEQFFTDGTAEWVGSIG; this is encoded by the coding sequence GTGGCCTTCGCCACGGTCAGCGAACGGCCCATCAGCGTGGAGTGGTGCGTCGACAACGTCACCACCGACTCCGCCGGCGCCGTCGTCATGTTCAGCGGCATCGTGCGCGACCATGACGACGGGCGCGGGGTCTCACGGCTGAGCTACTCCGGGCATCCGACGGCCGGGGAGGTCATGCGCCAGGTCGCAGACGACGTCGCGGCCGCGCACCCCGGCGCGAGGCTCGCCGTCGCCCACCGGGTCGGCGATCTGGGAATCGGTGACACAGCTCTCGCCTGCGCCGTCTCCGCAGCGCACCGCGGAACAGCGTTCGCGGCCTGCGCCGCCCTGGTCGACGAGGTGAAGGCGCGCGTCCCGATCTGGAAGGAACAGTTCTTCACCGACGGCACCGCCGAGTGGGTGGGCTCCATCGGCTGA
- a CDS encoding FAD binding domain-containing protein: MDLNTVAEVIPARTRADLTALGPTVAPLAGGSALYGEPQHHLTAIVDLLTMGWPALTVTPAGLEIAATCTLAELSRFPAQPGWAAHHAFFDCCTALYGSFKVWNVATVGGNLSAALPAGPMTSLTAALDGEALVWRADGSDERMPVTRFITGNKTTVLEPGDVLRSISIPQESLLSRVAYRKIALSPLGRSGAVLLGRLSPGGAFVLTVSGGTVRPIQLRYESRPAAVTLRDDVLAITEWFTDAHGAADWRRAVSAVLAEEIREELA; encoded by the coding sequence GTGGATCTCAACACCGTCGCAGAAGTGATCCCGGCCCGCACCCGGGCAGACCTCACCGCCCTCGGCCCGACCGTCGCCCCGCTGGCCGGCGGCTCCGCACTCTACGGCGAGCCGCAGCATCACCTCACCGCCATCGTCGACCTGCTCACGATGGGGTGGCCTGCCCTCACCGTCACCCCTGCCGGTCTCGAGATCGCGGCCACCTGCACCCTCGCCGAACTCTCCCGCTTCCCCGCCCAGCCCGGCTGGGCCGCCCACCACGCCTTCTTCGACTGCTGCACCGCCCTCTACGGCTCCTTCAAGGTCTGGAACGTCGCCACGGTCGGCGGCAACCTCTCCGCAGCTCTCCCCGCCGGCCCGATGACCTCCCTCACCGCCGCTCTCGACGGAGAAGCTCTCGTCTGGCGCGCCGACGGCAGTGACGAACGGATGCCCGTCACCCGCTTCATCACCGGCAACAAGACGACCGTGCTGGAGCCCGGCGACGTTCTGCGGTCCATCTCGATCCCCCAGGAGTCTTTGCTCTCGCGCGTCGCGTACCGCAAGATCGCCCTGTCGCCGCTCGGGCGCTCAGGTGCCGTGCTGCTCGGGCGGCTCTCCCCCGGCGGCGCGTTCGTGCTCACGGTCTCGGGCGGAACGGTTCGCCCCATCCAGCTGCGGTACGAGAGCCGACCAGCCGCCGTGACCCTGCGAGACGACGTGCTCGCCATCACCGAATGGTTCACGGATGCGCACGGTGCCGCCGACTGGCGCCGTGCCGTGAGTGCGGTGCTGGCCGAGGAGATCCGCGAGGAGCTCGCATGA
- a CDS encoding molybdopterin cofactor-binding domain-containing protein, with amino-acid sequence MKFDVNGETLEVTPRAGQSLRTLLRDAEHFEVKKGCDTGDCGACSVLVDGTPVHSCVFPAHRATGRAITTVAGLGTPDDLHPVQQRFVDAAGFQCGFCTAGMVVTASTLTDADPADLPRLMKGNLCRCTGYRAINDALHGVSNIARPGCAGRTAGAGSLAASGTGCAGHDGSGCPAVPARTAPADEAAAASPLTSAATSAAELATVTAPGTSPEPVTGATTLLTETADPTTAAGTDAPTDTGRRAPTPVIRSVGTSVRAPAGANIVTGRERYTLDVAIPGLLHLVVLRSPHAHARITSIDTTAAAALEGVAAVFTHENVPHTLFSTARHQNRTEDPDDTLILDSVVRFRGQRVAVVVAESIGIAEEACRLLDVTYDVLPANFDPARAQEPGIPALHGDKDATFSRIADPNRNLVAQMHGEYGDLATGLADADVTVSGTWQTARISASALETHGTVGWLDDDQRLVLRTSSQVPFLVQTEIARIFDLELDAVRVFTTRVGGGFGGKQEIQTEDLVTLSVLATGRPVQYEMTRTDELTVVPCRHPMRTSVTLGATRDGRLTAMHVEVLSDTGAYGNHGPGTMFHGCAESVSLYNSPNKRVDAEAVYTNNMPSGAFRGYGLGQVIFGVESAMDDLAIALGMNPFDLRRLNAVGPDDPLVITHVEGDDLVFGGSYGLDQVLDLAQAALERGNGVPAPEGDEWKVGEGMATAMIATIPPRGHFSEASVTLGPDGVYTLSVGTAEFGNGTTTVHSQLAATALNTEPGLLVIRQSDTDVVPYDTGAFGSAGTVVAGKAVLAAATGLALKLRESAAALTGIPVDEWMLGAEGLSAGDRFVPLTEVAAFAAPAASAPASPDVVSMPGGRARVVATPDGITATGEHDGAQRSLAFNVHAFRVAVNTDTGEIRILQSIQGADAGFVINPEQCRGQVEGGVAQGLGTAMFEELIIGDDGVVLTSVLRNYHLPSLADLPVTEVYFAETSDGLGPFGAKSMSESPYNPVPAALANAVRDAIGVRPHELPISRDRVWRLLHG; translated from the coding sequence ATGAAGTTCGACGTCAACGGCGAGACTCTCGAAGTCACGCCCCGCGCCGGCCAGTCCCTCCGCACCCTGCTGCGTGACGCCGAGCACTTCGAGGTCAAGAAGGGCTGCGACACCGGCGACTGCGGCGCGTGCTCGGTGCTCGTCGACGGCACACCGGTCCACTCCTGCGTCTTCCCCGCCCATCGCGCCACCGGCCGTGCCATCACGACGGTCGCCGGCCTCGGCACGCCCGACGACCTCCACCCGGTGCAGCAGCGCTTCGTCGATGCGGCCGGTTTCCAGTGCGGCTTCTGCACCGCCGGTATGGTCGTCACCGCCTCCACCCTCACAGACGCCGACCCCGCCGACCTTCCCCGCCTGATGAAGGGCAACCTCTGCCGCTGCACCGGCTACCGCGCGATCAACGATGCGCTGCACGGTGTGTCGAACATCGCCAGGCCCGGGTGCGCGGGTCGCACGGCCGGGGCGGGCTCCCTCGCAGCATCCGGAACCGGCTGCGCCGGCCACGACGGCTCCGGATGCCCGGCCGTCCCCGCGCGCACCGCCCCCGCCGACGAGGCGGCTGCCGCGTCGCCCCTCACCTCCGCCGCCACCTCGGCAGCCGAGCTCGCCACCGTCACCGCCCCCGGCACCTCCCCCGAGCCGGTCACCGGCGCGACCACCCTGCTCACCGAGACCGCCGACCCGACCACGGCTGCCGGCACGGACGCCCCCACCGACACCGGGCGCCGGGCCCCCACCCCGGTCATCCGTTCGGTCGGCACCTCTGTGCGCGCCCCCGCCGGCGCGAACATCGTCACCGGGCGCGAACGCTACACCCTCGACGTCGCCATACCCGGCCTGCTGCACCTCGTCGTGCTGCGGAGCCCGCACGCGCATGCCCGCATCACCTCGATCGACACGACGGCTGCCGCAGCGCTGGAGGGCGTCGCCGCCGTGTTCACGCACGAGAACGTGCCGCACACCCTCTTCTCCACAGCCCGCCACCAGAACCGTACGGAGGATCCCGACGACACGCTCATCCTCGACAGCGTCGTGCGGTTCCGCGGCCAACGGGTGGCCGTCGTCGTCGCCGAGTCGATCGGCATCGCCGAGGAGGCCTGCCGCCTGCTCGACGTGACCTACGACGTACTGCCGGCGAACTTCGACCCGGCGCGCGCGCAGGAGCCGGGCATCCCGGCCCTCCACGGCGACAAGGATGCGACGTTCTCCCGCATCGCCGACCCGAACCGCAACCTCGTCGCCCAGATGCACGGAGAGTACGGTGACCTCGCCACAGGCCTGGCAGACGCCGACGTCACCGTCAGCGGAACCTGGCAGACCGCCCGCATCTCGGCAAGCGCCCTGGAGACGCACGGCACCGTCGGCTGGCTCGACGACGACCAACGCCTGGTGCTCCGCACGAGTTCGCAGGTGCCGTTCCTCGTGCAGACGGAGATCGCCCGCATCTTCGACCTCGAACTCGATGCCGTGCGCGTGTTCACCACCCGGGTGGGCGGCGGTTTCGGCGGCAAGCAGGAGATCCAGACCGAAGACCTCGTGACCCTCTCCGTGCTCGCCACCGGGCGGCCCGTGCAGTACGAGATGACGCGCACCGACGAACTCACCGTCGTACCCTGCCGCCACCCGATGCGCACCAGCGTCACCCTCGGCGCGACCCGCGACGGCCGGCTCACCGCGATGCACGTCGAGGTGCTGAGCGACACCGGAGCCTACGGGAACCACGGCCCCGGCACGATGTTCCACGGCTGCGCCGAGTCGGTCAGCCTCTACAACTCTCCCAACAAACGGGTCGATGCCGAGGCCGTCTACACGAACAACATGCCGTCGGGAGCGTTCCGAGGGTACGGTCTCGGCCAGGTGATCTTCGGCGTCGAATCGGCGATGGATGATCTCGCCATCGCCCTCGGCATGAACCCGTTCGACCTCCGTCGCCTCAACGCGGTCGGGCCCGACGACCCGCTCGTGATCACCCACGTCGAAGGCGACGACCTCGTCTTCGGTGGAAGCTACGGACTCGACCAGGTGCTCGATCTCGCCCAGGCGGCTCTCGAGCGGGGGAACGGCGTGCCTGCCCCCGAAGGCGACGAATGGAAGGTCGGCGAGGGCATGGCCACCGCGATGATCGCCACGATCCCGCCGCGCGGCCACTTCTCCGAAGCCTCCGTCACCCTCGGGCCGGACGGCGTCTATACCCTGAGCGTCGGCACGGCCGAGTTCGGCAACGGCACCACGACGGTGCACTCGCAGCTCGCCGCGACCGCGCTGAACACGGAGCCGGGGCTGCTGGTCATCCGCCAGTCCGACACCGACGTGGTGCCCTACGACACGGGAGCGTTCGGCTCGGCCGGCACCGTCGTCGCCGGAAAGGCGGTGCTCGCGGCAGCAACAGGGCTCGCGCTGAAGCTCCGCGAATCCGCTGCTGCCCTCACGGGCATCCCGGTCGACGAGTGGATGCTCGGAGCCGAGGGCCTCAGCGCCGGCGACCGTTTTGTGCCGCTCACCGAGGTGGCCGCGTTCGCCGCGCCCGCAGCTTCAGCCCCGGCCTCGCCCGACGTCGTCTCGATGCCGGGCGGCCGGGCCCGGGTCGTCGCGACGCCCGACGGCATCACCGCCACCGGCGAGCACGACGGTGCCCAGCGCTCACTCGCCTTCAACGTGCATGCGTTCCGCGTGGCCGTGAACACCGATACCGGCGAGATCCGGATCCTGCAGTCCATCCAGGGCGCCGATGCCGGCTTCGTCATCAACCCGGAGCAGTGCCGCGGCCAGGTCGAGGGCGGCGTTGCACAGGGCCTCGGCACCGCGATGTTCGAGGAGCTGATCATCGGCGACGACGGTGTGGTGCTCACGTCGGTGCTCCGCAACTATCACCTGCCGTCCCTGGCGGACCTTCCGGTCACCGAGGTCTACTTCGCCGAGACGAGCGACGGCCTCGGCCCGTTCGGTGCGAAGTCGATGAGCGAGTCGCCCTACAACCCCGTGCCGGCCGCTCTGGCGAACGCCGTGCGCGACGCCATCGGCGTGCGCCCCCACGAACTGCCGATCTCGCGCGACCGCGTCTGGCGGCTCCTGCACGGCTGA